The genomic region TTGCACGGGGCCTTGGACCGGATGCTGTCGATGCACGGCGTGAAAGTGTTGGGGTATGTCGATACGCCCGTGCGCGCCAGTGAGTTGGGCCCGATGGTCGGTGCTTTCCTGGAGTCGGTTGCCGTGCGCAGGACCGACGTTTCCAACTCGATCAATTTGAAGTGGTTTACTCAGTCCGAATTGAAAAGAGCGATTCTGGATAATGAGTTCAAGGCGTTTTTTCAACCAAAATTCAATCTGGTCACTGGTGCGGTCGACAGCCTGGAAGCCTTGGCTCGGTGGGACAACCCAAGCTATGGCTTGTTGTCGCCTGGCGACTTTTTGCCGTTGTTAAACAGCTTCTATTTGATGGACGATCTGTTTTTCGCGCTCTTTGAACAGGGCTTGATGGTGTGGCAGGAAGTCCTGGCAACCGGGCGCCAATTGAACCTTGCATTCAATCTGCAGGCAGAGCAGTTCAGCAATCCGCAATTGGTCACCGGCATTAATCTGTTGATTGAACGCTATCAGGTACCGGCGTCCTGCCTGACCTTTGAAATTACCGAAAGCGGTTTGCTCGAAACTTCCCCGGCGGTGCTGGAGAGCCTGATCCGTTTGCGGATGATGGGCGCCGGATTGTCCATCGACGATTTTGGCGTGGGGTTCTCATCGTTGGAGCGCCTGTGCCAGCTGCCCTTTACCGAGATAAAACTCGACGGCGGTTTCGTTCAGGACCTCGATACTAACGCCGCCAATCGCGCCATTGTCAGCAGCACCCTCGCGCTGGGTGAGGCGCTGAACATGTCGGTGGTGGTGGAGGGTGTCGAAACCGAAAAGCAGCGCCAGTCATTGATCAAGCTGGGCTGTGTGCACGCTCAAGGTTATCTCTGTGCGCGGCCTATGAGCGCCAATCGGCTGCTGTTGTGGCTGGACTCGCAGCGCGCGTCGATCAACAACGTCTGAATACAGGCCATCAATGCGGCTGAATGCTTACTGGGTGTTCAGTTTTCTCGTGGGCCAAGAAGGGTGTTTCATGGTGAATCCAAAGTTGCGTGTCTTGTTAGTTGACGAAGAACAATCCAGGTTAGTCAGCATAGAAAAGAACCTGTCGGGACTTGGCTACAGTCGTGTTGCCCCGCTGACATCATTCCGGGATTTATTGGTGATACTGGATAACGCGTTATGCCCGTTTGACCTGCTGATTATTCATCAGGTTGTGCTGGAAAACGCAGGCGAAGTGCTTGAGCAGCTAGTACGAAGTTCGCCGGCAATCAAACATTTACTGGTTTACCAGGGCAATACGCTGCAGGTGCTTTCCACTATCGAGTCGTCATCATCGTCGATGCGCTTTGAGTTGCCTTGCCTGCCGGACCGAGAGGCCATCAAGCAAGTAATGGGCTTTATCGACAAGGTCGAGTTGCATGAGGTTTACGGCAAGCAGCGGGTGTCTGTTTAGTTACAGGTGTATCACGACAAATACTAACGGTACTGGAAATGTCATTGCTTCAGTCGGAATTTTCCCTAATTGCAAAGGGACCTTTAACGTTGAAGGGGTTGGCCGGAAAAAACATTATTCACTGCATGCAAGGTGCGCAGTCACAGCGAAGCAGTGAACGGTTCGCCGAGCATTTCGATCAACGATGTTTTAACCTTTCGAGGCAACTTATGACGCGCACATACCGCATCTTCGCGCTCGCAGCGCTGACGTCGACCTTCGTGATACCGGCTGCACAGGCAGGCGATGGCACCGTTAACTTCAAAGGCCAACTGATTGGGCAGACGTGTACCGTCAGTGTGAACGGTGGCAGCAACATGGGCACCGTCACGCTGCCGACACTGGGCATCACGGCCCTCGGCGCCGTAGGCGCTACCGCCGGCAGAACCCAGTTCACCATTGGGTTGAGTGCATGCGGCACCGGTAATTCCATCCAGGACTTTGTACAAGGTTTGACGGGCAATAGTGTGATTGGCAAGACGGCGTCCACTTACTTTGAGAGCGGCCCAGGCGTCGATCCCACCACCCGGAACATTATTAACACCGGTGGTGCCACCGGCGTGCAGCTCCAGTTGCTTGATTCCGGCGGCGATGTGATCAAGGCCGGTGACCCGGGACAACCGCGTACCCCGGCCATTACCAATCTCGCCAGCAACGGTGGCGTGATGACTTACGGCGTCCAGTACATCGCCAACGATGTTATTGCGCCGGGCAGCGTCGTGGGCTCGGTTACCTATTCCATCGCCTATAACTAAAACCCACAAGGACTTGAGAGCGATACCGCTGATCAAGTCTTTGATATATCCATTTCAACCAAAGAGCCGTTTGGCTGCACTTATACGAATTGAAAGTTCAAGCCTTCGGAAGAGTCTTAACTCTGGTAGGAAATTTCCGAGGCTGTTGCAGGACCTTTCAATTTGAAGGGTTTCACCAAAAGAAACATCATTCACTCTGTGCACAACGCACCGCCATATTGCAATTGCGAGTGGCCTGCCAGGCATTTATCCAACTAATGATTTTGAGGCAACTTATGAACCGTACTTACCTCGTTCTTGCAGCGGCGACTTCCGCATTCGTGATGTCTGCTGCACAAGCCTCCGATGGCACTATCAACTTCAGTGGCCAACTGACGGCTCAAACCTGCACCACGTCGGTCAATG from Pseudomonas yamanorum harbors:
- a CDS encoding EAL domain-containing response regulator yields the protein MSFLPIRVLVIEEQPFKRLIATRVFQDLGCEDVAAVADGAAALEMLARTGPVDIVLCSLKLQCTQGLSVIEDLSRGGFLKALIICSVYPANLHGALDRMLSMHGVKVLGYVDTPVRASELGPMVGAFLESVAVRRTDVSNSINLKWFTQSELKRAILDNEFKAFFQPKFNLVTGAVDSLEALARWDNPSYGLLSPGDFLPLLNSFYLMDDLFFALFEQGLMVWQEVLATGRQLNLAFNLQAEQFSNPQLVTGINLLIERYQVPASCLTFEITESGLLETSPAVLESLIRLRMMGAGLSIDDFGVGFSSLERLCQLPFTEIKLDGGFVQDLDTNAANRAIVSSTLALGEALNMSVVVEGVETEKQRQSLIKLGCVHAQGYLCARPMSANRLLLWLDSQRASINNV
- a CDS encoding histidine kinase, whose amino-acid sequence is MRLNAYWVFSFLVGQEGCFMVNPKLRVLLVDEEQSRLVSIEKNLSGLGYSRVAPLTSFRDLLVILDNALCPFDLLIIHQVVLENAGEVLEQLVRSSPAIKHLLVYQGNTLQVLSTIESSSSSMRFELPCLPDREAIKQVMGFIDKVELHEVYGKQRVSV
- a CDS encoding fimbrial protein, coding for MTRTYRIFALAALTSTFVIPAAQAGDGTVNFKGQLIGQTCTVSVNGGSNMGTVTLPTLGITALGAVGATAGRTQFTIGLSACGTGNSIQDFVQGLTGNSVIGKTASTYFESGPGVDPTTRNIINTGGATGVQLQLLDSGGDVIKAGDPGQPRTPAITNLASNGGVMTYGVQYIANDVIAPGSVVGSVTYSIAYN